A window of the Streptomyces sp. NBC_01351 genome harbors these coding sequences:
- the folE gene encoding GTP cyclohydrolase I FolE, translating to MTDPVTLTGGEGTIGEFDEKRAEAAVRELLIAVGEDPDREGLLETPARVARAYKEIFAGLYQTPEEVLTTTFDLGHDEMVLVKDIEVMSNCEHHLVPFHGVAHVGYIPSTDGKITGLSKLARLVDVFARRPQVQERLTTQIADSLMEILEPRGCIVVIECEHMCMTMRGVRKPGAKTITSAVRGQLRDPATRNEAMSLIMAR from the coding sequence ATGACCGACCCAGTGACCCTGACCGGTGGAGAGGGCACGATCGGCGAGTTCGACGAGAAGCGCGCCGAGGCGGCCGTCCGAGAGCTCCTGATCGCGGTCGGCGAGGACCCGGACCGCGAGGGCCTCCTGGAGACGCCGGCGCGCGTGGCGCGGGCGTACAAGGAGATATTCGCCGGGCTGTACCAGACGCCCGAAGAGGTCCTGACGACGACGTTCGACCTCGGGCACGACGAGATGGTCCTGGTCAAGGACATCGAGGTCATGTCGAACTGCGAACATCATCTGGTGCCGTTCCACGGCGTGGCCCACGTCGGCTACATCCCGTCCACCGACGGCAAGATCACCGGCCTGTCGAAGCTGGCCCGCCTCGTGGACGTGTTCGCCCGCCGTCCCCAGGTACAGGAGCGGCTGACCACGCAGATAGCGGACTCCCTGATGGAGATTCTGGAGCCGCGCGGCTGCATCGTGGTCATCGAGTGCGAGCACATGTGCATGACGATGCGCGGCGTGCGCAAGCCGGGCGCGAAGACCATCACCTCGGCCGTCCGCGGCCAGCTCCGCGACCCCGCAACCCGCAACGAGGCGATGAGCCTCATCATGGCCCGTTAG
- a CDS encoding DUF3180 domain-containing protein — protein sequence MKQLRPAVLAGIFAVAGVLSWAGARLWNAYGSLPGVPLAAPIVLAVIAVVLLATALSMRARLKAQRERRPGAKGVEPLMAARAVVFGQASALVAALVAGMYGGVGVFLLTDALDVPARRDQAWYAGFSVLAGAAVIAAALFLEHVLKLPEDEDTTPEGTARA from the coding sequence GTGAAGCAACTGAGGCCGGCGGTCCTGGCGGGCATCTTCGCCGTCGCCGGGGTCCTGTCGTGGGCGGGCGCCCGGCTGTGGAACGCGTACGGCAGCCTGCCGGGCGTCCCGCTGGCCGCCCCGATCGTGCTGGCCGTGATCGCGGTGGTCCTCCTCGCGACGGCCCTGTCCATGCGCGCCCGGCTGAAGGCCCAGCGCGAGCGGCGCCCGGGCGCCAAGGGCGTGGAGCCGCTGATGGCGGCCCGCGCCGTGGTCTTCGGCCAGGCCAGCGCCCTCGTTGCGGCCCTGGTGGCGGGCATGTACGGCGGCGTGGGCGTCTTCCTGCTCACCGACGCCCTCGACGTCCCCGCCCGCCGCGACCAGGCCTGGTACGCCGGCTTCTCGGTCCTGGCGGGCGCGGCGGTCATCGCGGCCGCCCTCTTCCTGGAGCACGTCCTGAAGCTCCCGGAGGACGAGGACACCACCCCGGAGGGCACGGCCCGGGCGTAG
- a CDS encoding transposase — protein sequence MDEKTGELLLTATLAERVGRCVDLVSGMADSLLAAHWNAIDVDVLASGEDAMGRKLPSNAWMALRRLGWTVGPAEGIRVNDRIVRTAQETAGRTARSAKWRADLTAAVVATWPADPSKRTTAEWEAVRAAAPGGEYLPSSVIKGRTRQVAVFVREHGRLPVDVFEAEAAPRPARMLLLSACDGQQATIERHDDDPGRILLRLQLPTQSDPRSYKDWTWVSCPISLPPTIPASAVLHLPNLRIRRGRVRADLAYTHAVPKTARTGHTVALGVDWGLTTLLSAGAARLHEDGTITALGARGMFRAAGVLAKQHRLRRLGERLDAKADRYERLTGEAEQHPLNRKQAVLADEIQAVSDRRSNLNDALAWAGARWAVDQAVTAGASVIYLEDLRSMEARGMGRTMNTRLSQVVRGQITDRVRHLAAEAGIAVVTVPARNTSKHCPQCLTPLRHRKAPDRPTVPGWKWALWPRLQVARRPRYRGVETHRRTRPHPPGQDRDDPRQRHHGDSLRDRCARSRGSHLTDCRQDQPEGPVQDRTHPATHLTPRAQATQGTLPHQTPRSGGQASGGTRSHGPEAAAPRSQPAPGRDDDRPTHHRSPTTRNSTGRRLPPARPRHPSTVGNSPAGQ from the coding sequence GTGGACGAGAAGACCGGTGAACTCCTGCTCACCGCCACGCTGGCGGAGCGGGTCGGCAGGTGCGTTGATCTGGTGTCCGGCATGGCCGACTCGCTCCTGGCTGCCCACTGGAATGCAATCGACGTGGACGTACTCGCCTCCGGTGAGGACGCCATGGGCCGCAAACTGCCATCGAACGCGTGGATGGCCCTGCGCAGGCTCGGCTGGACCGTCGGCCCGGCCGAGGGGATCCGCGTCAACGACCGGATCGTTCGCACGGCCCAGGAGACGGCCGGTCGCACTGCGCGCTCGGCGAAGTGGCGCGCAGACCTCACCGCCGCCGTAGTTGCGACCTGGCCAGCCGATCCGTCCAAGCGCACAACGGCGGAGTGGGAAGCCGTACGGGCTGCCGCACCCGGCGGAGAGTATCTGCCGTCCAGCGTCATCAAGGGGCGTACTCGGCAGGTCGCCGTGTTCGTCCGCGAGCACGGGCGGCTGCCGGTCGATGTGTTCGAGGCGGAAGCCGCACCCCGGCCGGCGCGCATGCTGCTGCTATCGGCGTGTGACGGGCAGCAGGCCACCATCGAACGGCACGATGACGATCCGGGCCGGATTTTGCTGCGGCTGCAACTGCCGACCCAGTCCGATCCGCGGTCGTACAAGGACTGGACATGGGTGTCCTGCCCGATCTCGCTTCCGCCGACGATTCCGGCCTCGGCCGTTCTGCACTTGCCCAACTTGCGGATCCGTCGAGGTCGCGTGCGAGCGGATCTCGCCTACACCCACGCCGTTCCCAAGACCGCCCGCACTGGGCATACCGTCGCGCTCGGTGTGGACTGGGGCCTGACCACCCTGCTCAGTGCCGGGGCTGCCCGTCTCCACGAGGACGGCACCATCACCGCCCTCGGCGCGCGTGGAATGTTCCGTGCTGCCGGTGTCCTCGCCAAACAGCACCGCCTCCGCCGCCTTGGCGAGCGTCTGGACGCGAAAGCCGACCGCTACGAGAGGCTCACCGGCGAGGCCGAGCAGCACCCGCTGAACAGGAAGCAGGCAGTCCTGGCCGATGAGATCCAGGCCGTGTCCGACCGAAGGTCGAACCTCAACGATGCACTCGCGTGGGCGGGCGCACGGTGGGCAGTGGATCAGGCCGTCACCGCTGGGGCGAGTGTCATCTACCTCGAAGACCTGCGGTCGATGGAAGCACGCGGTATGGGCCGCACCATGAACACCCGCCTGTCCCAAGTGGTACGCGGGCAGATCACCGACCGGGTACGGCACCTCGCCGCCGAAGCGGGCATCGCGGTGGTCACCGTCCCGGCCCGCAACACCTCCAAACACTGCCCTCAGTGCCTCACACCACTCAGGCACCGCAAGGCCCCCGACCGGCCCACCGTCCCGGGCTGGAAGTGGGCCCTGTGGCCCAGGCTGCAGGTGGCAAGGCGACCGCGATACCGGGGCGTGGAAACGCATCGCCGCACGCGGCCTCACCCACCAGGGCAAGACCGTGACGACCCGCGGCAACGGCACCATGGTGATTCGCTCCGTGATCGATGTGCTCGAAGCCGGGGCAGTCATCTCACCGACTGCCGACAAGATCAGCCGGAAGGACCGGTCCAAGACCGGACCCACCCGGCCACACACCTCACGCCCCGCGCCCAGGCGACGCAGGGCACCCTCCCCCACCAGACCCCACGGTCGGGCGGGCAAGCGTCCGGAGGGACACGCTCACACGGACCGGAAGCGGCTGCCCCGCGCAGCCAACCGGCACCAGGACGTGACGACGATCGGCCCACCCACCATCGGTCACCGACCACGAGGAACAGCACTGGGCGCAGGCTTCCACCTGCACGCCCACGCCACCCCTCCACAGTGGGGAATTCTCCCGCCGGACAATAG
- the folK gene encoding 2-amino-4-hydroxy-6-hydroxymethyldihydropteridine diphosphokinase: MNHGLSAQSDPTVQPVPASVTEAVDAADVTLSNPKWAVVALGANLGNRLETLQGAIDALGDTPGLRVKAVSPVYETEPWGVDPGSQPSYLNAVVRIRTTLPPSSLLERGHAIEEAFDRVREERWGPRTIDVDIVSYAEVVSDDPVLTLPHPRAHQRAFVLAPWHDIDPEAQIPGHGPVATLLAEIGLTGVTPRPDLELRLPE, from the coding sequence ATGAACCACGGACTGAGCGCCCAGAGCGACCCCACCGTCCAGCCCGTACCTGCCTCCGTCACCGAGGCCGTGGACGCGGCGGACGTCACCCTGTCCAACCCCAAATGGGCCGTGGTCGCGCTCGGCGCGAACCTCGGCAACCGGCTGGAGACCCTGCAGGGCGCCATCGACGCCCTCGGCGACACCCCGGGCCTGCGGGTCAAGGCCGTCTCCCCCGTCTACGAGACCGAGCCGTGGGGCGTCGACCCCGGCTCCCAGCCCTCGTACCTCAACGCGGTGGTCCGGATCCGCACCACCCTGCCCCCGTCCTCGCTCCTGGAGCGCGGCCACGCCATCGAAGAGGCCTTCGACCGCGTCCGCGAGGAGCGCTGGGGCCCGCGCACGATCGACGTCGACATCGTGTCGTACGCCGAGGTCGTCTCCGACGACCCGGTCCTCACCCTCCCGCACCCGCGCGCCCACCAGCGCGCCTTCGTGCTGGCCCCCTGGCACGACATCGACCCGGAGGCCCAGATCCCGGGCCACGGCCCGGTCGCGACCCTGCTGGCCGAAATCGGCCTCACTGGAGTCACCCCGCGCCCCGACCTGGAACTCCGCCTGCCTGAGTAG
- the folB gene encoding dihydroneopterin aldolase, which yields MDRVALRGLKARGHHGVFPREREEGQTFIVDLVLHLDTRPAAAGDDLAKTVHYGVVAEEVVDVVQGEPVDLIETLAERIAQQCLKHEAVAQVEVVVHKPDAPITVPFDDVTITITRSRA from the coding sequence GTGGATCGTGTCGCACTGCGCGGCCTCAAGGCTCGCGGGCACCACGGCGTCTTCCCCAGGGAACGCGAGGAAGGCCAGACCTTCATCGTCGACCTCGTGCTGCACCTCGACACCCGACCCGCGGCGGCCGGAGACGACCTGGCGAAGACCGTGCACTACGGGGTCGTCGCCGAGGAGGTCGTCGACGTGGTCCAGGGAGAGCCCGTCGACCTGATCGAGACCCTCGCCGAGCGGATCGCCCAGCAGTGCCTCAAGCACGAAGCGGTGGCACAGGTGGAAGTCGTCGTCCACAAGCCGGACGCGCCCATCACCGTCCCCTTCGACGACGTGACCATCACGATCACCCGGAGCCGCGCATGA
- a CDS encoding nuclear transport factor 2 family protein codes for MSRTDIEAVEEVNTAFYEAMERGDFDALSALWLEDEISCVHPGWPVLSGRGEVLRSYALIMSHTDYIQFFLTDTKVAVIADTALVTCTENILSGGPAEDGGELGPLVGQLVVATNVFRRTPEGWRLWSHHGSPVLTESDEEDEEDTC; via the coding sequence GTGAGCAGAACCGACATCGAAGCGGTCGAAGAGGTCAACACGGCCTTCTACGAGGCCATGGAGCGGGGGGACTTCGACGCACTGTCGGCGCTCTGGCTGGAGGACGAGATCTCCTGCGTGCACCCGGGCTGGCCGGTTCTCTCGGGCCGCGGCGAGGTCCTGCGCTCGTACGCGCTGATCATGTCCCACACGGACTACATCCAGTTCTTCCTCACCGACACCAAGGTGGCCGTCATAGCCGACACCGCCCTGGTGACCTGTACGGAGAACATCCTCAGCGGCGGGCCCGCCGAGGACGGCGGGGAGCTCGGCCCGCTGGTCGGCCAGCTGGTCGTCGCCACGAATGTGTTCCGACGCACACCGGAGGGGTGGCGGCTGTGGTCCCACCACGGTTCTCCGGTCCTCACGGAGTCCGACGAAGAGGACGAAGAGGACACCTGCTGA
- the folP gene encoding dihydropteroate synthase, translating into MNTTRGTSGRGRVAGLPDWDRCAVMGVVNVTPDSFSDGGRWFDTTAAVKRGLDLAAQGADLIDVGGESTRPGASRVDEEEELRRVVPVVRGLASEGIAVSVDTMRAAVAAQAVAAGATLVNDVSGGLADPGMIPAVAAAEVPFVVMHWRGFSADMNSLAVYADVVGEVTAELRARIDAVVSGGIAPERLVVDPGLGFAKNADHDLALVAHLPELRALGFPLLVAASRKRFLGRVLAGGDGAAPPPARERDAATAAVSAIAAHQGAWAVRVHEVRATADAVRVARAVEGAL; encoded by the coding sequence ATGAACACCACGCGCGGAACCTCCGGCCGGGGCCGGGTCGCAGGCCTGCCCGATTGGGACCGCTGCGCGGTCATGGGCGTCGTCAACGTCACCCCCGATTCCTTCTCCGACGGCGGCCGCTGGTTCGACACCACCGCCGCCGTCAAGCGCGGCCTCGACCTCGCCGCCCAGGGCGCCGACCTCATCGACGTCGGTGGCGAGTCCACCCGCCCCGGCGCCTCCCGGGTCGACGAGGAGGAGGAGCTGCGCCGGGTCGTCCCCGTCGTGCGCGGGCTCGCCTCCGAGGGCATCGCCGTCTCCGTCGACACCATGCGCGCGGCCGTCGCCGCCCAGGCCGTCGCGGCCGGCGCGACCCTGGTCAACGACGTCAGCGGCGGACTCGCCGACCCCGGGATGATCCCGGCCGTCGCCGCCGCCGAGGTGCCCTTCGTGGTCATGCACTGGCGCGGCTTCAGCGCCGACATGAACAGCCTCGCCGTCTACGCGGACGTCGTCGGCGAGGTCACCGCCGAGCTCCGCGCCCGCATCGACGCGGTCGTCTCCGGCGGGATCGCCCCCGAGCGGCTCGTCGTCGACCCCGGGCTCGGCTTCGCGAAGAACGCCGACCACGACCTGGCCCTGGTGGCGCACCTGCCCGAGCTGCGCGCGCTCGGCTTCCCGCTGCTGGTCGCCGCCTCGCGGAAGCGTTTCCTCGGCCGGGTCCTGGCCGGCGGCGACGGCGCCGCCCCGCCGCCGGCCCGCGAGCGGGACGCGGCCACGGCCGCCGTCTCCGCCATCGCCGCCCACCAGGGCGCTTGGGCCGTACGGGTCCACGAGGTACGGGCGACCGCTGACGCGGTTCGGGTGGCCCGCGCAGTGGAAGGGGCCCTGTGA
- a CDS encoding phosphatidylglycerol lysyltransferase domain-containing protein, with the protein MSSRIDGDKSGQVPTLMGRILRGPRPETVPGLVGTAVTIVGLLDIAAGVFPRFRHSRIHAITEVLPGSFGPFAAALSISAGVLLLLLAHGLKRHKRRAWRAAVVLLPAGAAAQFMYRSSVIGVIIAAVLLALLLRHQNEFKALPDPRSRWKALANFVLMSAGSIGLGLLIVNVHPNKVFGNPSLSEQVTHVIYGLFGFEGPVGYAGRVSWTVGYSLGALGMLTALTTIYLAFRPEHPAARLTSDDEAQLRELLARHGGRDSLGHFALRRDKAVVFSPSGKAAVTYRVVSGVMLASGDPIGDVEAWPGAIERFMEEAKAHSWTPAVMGCSETGGEVWTRETGLDALELGDEAIVDVKDFSLSGRAMRNVRQMVKRIERNGYTTKVRRVSELTEEELAQVRGASEAWRGTDTERGFSMALGRVGDPGDGDCFIATAHRVEEGDTSPFGDLKAIQHFVPWGKDGMSLELMRRDRSADPGMNELLIVASLEASPALGIEKVSLNFAMFRSALARGEKIGAGPVLRMWRSLLVFLSRWFQIESLYKFNAKFRPRWEPRFVVFRTTRDLPRIGFAAMQAEGFVTLALPRLFASRRRPKPVRTCTHNEMPSVRQADREVQAA; encoded by the coding sequence ATGTCTAGCAGGATAGATGGCGATAAGTCCGGACAGGTTCCGACCCTGATGGGCCGAATCCTCCGGGGTCCCCGACCGGAGACCGTTCCCGGTCTCGTAGGTACGGCCGTCACGATCGTCGGCCTGCTGGACATCGCGGCGGGTGTGTTTCCGCGCTTCCGGCACAGCAGGATCCACGCGATCACCGAGGTGCTGCCCGGCTCCTTCGGTCCCTTCGCCGCGGCCCTGTCCATCAGCGCGGGCGTACTGCTCCTGCTGCTCGCGCACGGCCTCAAGCGGCACAAGCGGCGCGCCTGGCGGGCCGCCGTCGTCCTGCTCCCCGCGGGCGCGGCGGCGCAGTTCATGTACCGCTCCTCCGTCATCGGCGTGATCATCGCAGCGGTGCTCCTCGCGCTGCTGCTGCGCCACCAGAACGAGTTCAAGGCGCTGCCCGACCCGCGCAGCCGCTGGAAGGCGCTCGCGAACTTCGTACTGATGAGCGCCGGTTCCATCGGCCTCGGCCTGCTCATCGTCAACGTCCACCCGAACAAGGTGTTCGGCAACCCGAGTCTGTCCGAGCAGGTCACCCACGTGATCTACGGACTCTTCGGCTTCGAGGGCCCCGTCGGCTACGCCGGACGGGTGTCCTGGACCGTCGGCTACTCCCTCGGCGCCCTCGGCATGCTGACCGCGCTGACCACCATCTACCTGGCCTTCCGCCCCGAGCACCCGGCCGCCCGGCTCACCTCGGACGACGAGGCCCAGCTGCGCGAGCTCCTCGCCCGGCACGGCGGCCGCGACTCCCTCGGGCACTTCGCGCTCCGCCGCGACAAGGCCGTCGTCTTCTCCCCCAGCGGCAAGGCCGCCGTCACCTACCGCGTCGTCTCCGGCGTGATGCTCGCCTCCGGCGACCCCATCGGCGACGTCGAGGCCTGGCCCGGCGCCATCGAGCGGTTCATGGAGGAGGCCAAGGCCCACTCCTGGACCCCGGCCGTCATGGGCTGCAGCGAGACCGGCGGCGAGGTCTGGACCCGCGAGACCGGTCTCGACGCCCTGGAGCTGGGTGACGAGGCGATTGTCGATGTCAAAGACTTCTCCCTCTCGGGCCGAGCCATGCGCAACGTCCGCCAAATGGTGAAGCGCATCGAACGCAACGGCTACACCACCAAGGTCCGCCGGGTCAGCGAGCTGACCGAGGAGGAGCTGGCGCAGGTGCGCGGCGCCTCCGAGGCCTGGCGCGGCACCGACACCGAGCGCGGCTTCTCCATGGCGCTGGGCCGGGTCGGCGACCCGGGCGACGGCGACTGCTTCATCGCCACCGCCCACCGGGTGGAGGAGGGCGACACCAGCCCCTTCGGCGACCTCAAGGCGATCCAGCACTTCGTCCCGTGGGGCAAGGACGGCATGTCGCTGGAGCTGATGCGCCGCGACCGCTCCGCCGACCCCGGCATGAACGAGCTGCTGATCGTGGCCTCCCTGGAGGCCTCCCCGGCCCTCGGCATCGAGAAGGTCTCCCTCAACTTCGCGATGTTCCGCTCGGCGCTGGCCCGCGGCGAGAAGATCGGCGCCGGACCGGTGCTGCGGATGTGGCGCAGCCTGCTGGTGTTCCTCTCCCGCTGGTTCCAGATCGAGTCCCTGTACAAGTTCAACGCGAAGTTCCGGCCCCGCTGGGAGCCCCGCTTCGTGGTCTTCCGCACCACCCGTGACCTGCCCCGCATCGGCTTCGCCGCGATGCAGGCGGAGGGCTTCGTGACGCTGGCCCTGCCCCGCCTCTTCGCGAGCCGCCGCCGCCCCAAGCCGGTCCGCACGTGCACGCACAACGAGATGCCTTCGGTCCGCCAGGCCGACCGCGAGGTCCAGGCCGCGTAG
- a CDS encoding alpha/beta hydrolase: protein MGLTSNTVLVLAVLAGVLLFAATVWFWPKLSGRGGRSVAGRIGLLLATQLALFSAVGLAANKSFLFYGSWADLFGQETSVGKVVDHSMSSKDIKVVDKQALDVPGGTKPQVGGQILKVAITGQKSKITSPGYVWLPPEYFQPQYKDENFPASIVLTGYPGTAENLIKGLDYPMKAFSLSKAGKMKPMILVMLRPTVAPPRDTECVDIPDGPQTETFFAVDLPQAIQDTFRVGKESRNMGFIGNSTGGYCALKIAAHYPETFGAAAGLSAYYDAPDDPTTGDLFHGDAKLKQRANVLTSIENKKPSGTSFLVTSSEQGEPNLADTKKFIKKVKSPDRVSSIILDSGGHNFNTWRREIPPMLMWMSGRIQA from the coding sequence ATGGGTCTCACCAGTAACACGGTTCTTGTGCTGGCCGTCCTCGCCGGTGTGCTGCTCTTCGCGGCCACGGTCTGGTTCTGGCCGAAGCTCTCGGGCCGCGGCGGGCGCTCCGTCGCCGGCCGGATCGGGCTGTTGCTGGCGACCCAGCTGGCGCTGTTCTCGGCTGTGGGGCTCGCGGCCAACAAGTCCTTCCTCTTCTACGGTTCCTGGGCCGACCTCTTCGGTCAGGAGACGTCCGTGGGCAAGGTCGTCGACCACTCGATGAGCAGCAAGGACATCAAGGTCGTCGACAAGCAGGCGCTGGACGTGCCCGGGGGTACCAAGCCCCAGGTCGGCGGACAGATCCTGAAGGTTGCCATCACCGGGCAGAAGTCGAAGATAACGAGCCCCGGCTACGTGTGGCTCCCGCCGGAGTACTTCCAGCCGCAGTACAAGGACGAGAACTTCCCCGCGTCGATCGTCCTGACGGGCTACCCGGGCACCGCCGAGAACCTGATCAAAGGGCTCGACTACCCGATGAAGGCCTTCAGCCTGTCCAAGGCGGGCAAGATGAAGCCGATGATCCTGGTCATGCTGCGCCCGACCGTCGCGCCGCCGCGCGACACCGAGTGCGTGGACATACCCGATGGCCCGCAGACGGAGACCTTCTTCGCCGTGGACCTGCCGCAGGCCATCCAGGACACCTTCCGGGTGGGCAAGGAGTCCAGGAACATGGGCTTCATCGGCAACTCCACCGGCGGTTACTGCGCGCTGAAGATCGCCGCGCACTACCCGGAGACCTTCGGCGCGGCCGCCGGGCTGTCCGCGTACTACGACGCCCCGGACGACCCGACGACCGGTGACCTCTTCCACGGGGACGCCAAGCTGAAGCAGCGGGCGAACGTCCTCACCAGCATCGAGAACAAGAAGCCGAGCGGTACGTCCTTCCTCGTCACCAGCAGCGAGCAGGGCGAGCCGAACCTCGCGGACACGAAGAAGTTCATCAAGAAGGTGAAGAGC